The following coding sequences are from one Trichocoleus sp. FACHB-46 window:
- a CDS encoding acyl-CoA dehydrogenase family protein: MMMSELQATTTMQQKDIDWLSLAESLGEQFAVRDTEADETDVFVADNIARLKTTGLVAAGVPIELGGGGASYTEMCAVLRVLGRYCSSTALAFAMHTHQVMVPTWRWHNQKAPVDGLLKRIATEQLVLLSSGGSDWLQSNGTAIKVDGGFLITARKVFASGAPAANLLMTSAVYQDPELGSTVLHFAVPMQAQGVVIESTWQAMGMRGTGSHDVILSDVFIPDAAIALRREQGKWHPIFHLISMVAFPLVYSVYVGVAEAARDRAIQLTMKRSTDDHLCYLVGGLDNELTAAKLALQHMIAIAEVSQPSFETTNQIMTGRTLVAKAVLNVADLAMEVAGGSAFYRKLGLEKLFRDAQGVRYHPLREGEQRRLSGQLALNWTIDHINS, from the coding sequence ATGATGATGTCGGAACTACAGGCTACGACAACAATGCAACAAAAAGACATAGATTGGTTATCTTTGGCAGAATCTTTAGGAGAACAGTTTGCCGTCAGAGATACGGAAGCAGATGAGACTGATGTATTTGTTGCCGATAACATTGCCAGATTGAAAACAACTGGATTGGTTGCCGCAGGTGTGCCAATTGAACTTGGCGGCGGTGGAGCCAGCTATACCGAGATGTGTGCTGTATTACGGGTTTTAGGACGCTATTGCAGCTCCACTGCGCTTGCTTTCGCCATGCATACCCATCAGGTAATGGTTCCAACTTGGCGATGGCACAATCAGAAGGCTCCTGTGGATGGATTGCTGAAACGGATCGCAACGGAGCAACTGGTATTGCTCAGCAGTGGCGGCTCGGATTGGTTGCAGAGCAATGGCACAGCGATTAAAGTAGACGGCGGATTTCTAATTACGGCTCGCAAAGTATTCGCCAGTGGTGCGCCTGCTGCCAATTTATTGATGACCAGCGCGGTTTATCAAGATCCAGAATTAGGGTCTACTGTGCTACATTTTGCAGTTCCCATGCAAGCTCAGGGCGTTGTAATTGAATCTACCTGGCAAGCGATGGGAATGCGAGGAACAGGCTCTCATGATGTTATCCTCTCAGATGTTTTTATCCCGGATGCAGCCATTGCCTTACGACGAGAACAAGGGAAATGGCATCCTATTTTCCATCTGATCTCAATGGTGGCATTTCCATTGGTTTACTCCGTTTATGTTGGAGTGGCAGAAGCAGCCCGCGATCGCGCCATTCAACTCACAATGAAACGCAGCACAGATGACCATCTTTGCTATCTGGTCGGTGGTTTAGACAATGAATTGACGGCTGCCAAGTTAGCCCTTCAGCACATGATTGCGATCGCTGAGGTGAGTCAACCCAGTTTTGAAACTACGAATCAAATCATGACAGGGCGGACACTTGTTGCCAAAGCCGTGTTGAACGTGGCGGATCTAGCGATGGAAGTTGCTGGGGGCAGTGCATTCTATCGCAAGTTAGGTCTGGAGAAATTGTTCCGAGATGCGCAGGGTGTTCGCTATCATCCCTTACGCGAGGGAGAGCAACGCCGTTTAAGTGGGCAACTCGCCTTGAACTGGACGATTGATCACATCAACTCATGA
- a CDS encoding transposase DNA-binding-containing protein, translating into MLRRCCEEWGMNWVAEELWDVDLGDARRNRRLVKIVEDLVAQPGSPKKDAL; encoded by the coding sequence ATGTTGCGCAGATGCTGCGAGGAGTGGGGAATGAATTGGGTCGCCGAGGAGTTATGGGATGTGGATTTAGGCGATGCACGGCGGAATCGGCGGTTAGTGAAGATCGTGGAAGACTTAGTAGCGCAGCCAGGTAGTCCTAAAAAGGATGCATTGTAG